A region of the Nitrospirota bacterium genome:
TAGAAGTTCCGGAAGTTTTTGTAGTAAATTAAGGCCGCAAAGACTTTGAGCTTTGCGGCCTTTTTATGTCTGGAATCTTCCAGTATTTTATAAGGAGGTGCAGCGCATGGAAAAAGGAACTGTTAAATGGTTCAATGAGGCCAAGGGTTTTGGCTTTATTACAAGAGAAAATGGAAGCGATGTCTTTGTTCATTACTCATCCATTCAGGAC
Encoded here:
- a CDS encoding cold-shock protein — protein: MEKGTVKWFNEAKGFGFITRENGSDVFVHYSSIQDNGFKSLSEGQEVNFEVEDSSKGPKAVNVVKV